The genome window TCAACTAAAATCAACTGACTAGAAAATTTCTCAGTTTTATATTCAAGTTGTCGCTTAAATTCGTACATTCCACAATCGGCAATCGCACCCGCCAATTTGTGATTTTTCAAAAATGCTTTGACGTTCAAATTCTCAATTTTAATCACGCTGTGGTTTTTAGCGAGATGATTGGTGAGTTTATGAATAGCATCTTTGCGGATGAATGAAATTCTAGAATGCAGTTTTGCCAGCTTTCTAACTGCCTTAGTTCTGTTCTTTGAGCCTTTAACTTTGCGACTAACAGAGCGCTGCAATCGCTTCATTTTCTTACTCATTTTGCGGTAAGCTTTGGGGTTAGCAAAAACCTTTCCGTCACTGGTGACAGCTAATTCCTTAATACCAATATCAACACCAATAGAGGGGCGATTTAGAGGTATTGGTGGCTGTTCAATCTCATACTTGATGGCTATGAACCATTTGTCGGCAGTGCGACTAATTACGCAATTATGAGTAGCCGTAATGGGGAGAGGTTCGTGCAATCGCACCCAACCAATTTTAGGGAGTTTAACTCGCTTACCATCATTGCTGATACCAGGTTTTGCTTTAGTGCCTTGCTCAAGATAAAAACTGTCTTTAGACTTGCCTTTCTTCTTGAATCTAGGCTGTTTAGAGACTTTTTTGAAGCATCTATCCCATGCCGTCCTTACCTCTGCCAGAGCCTGTTGTGGACTTGCTTTGGAGCTTTGATAATACCAGGGATTAGCTGGTTTAATCTCAGCGACTAGACGTTTGTGCAAGTCAATAGCAGAGGGAATTTTGATTGTTTTATCAGCCTCTCTAAGTTGTAAAGCTTCCTGAATAATAGCATTGCCAAAATTGTAAGCGTGTCTGGCTACTCCACAGTGTTGACGGAATAGAGTCACCTGTCTATTGTTAGGTTTTAATTCCGTCTTGAAACTGAGTAGCATTATTTTACGTCCTCCACTGCTTTAGCTATACCATCAATCTAGTTTTTTGTTTTTGTGACTTCTAGCGCCATAAAGTCTAGCGCTAAAAACCTGAATTAATTCAATCATATCTTGAACTAATTCCTGTTCAAAACTCAATTCATCCGGCGATTTATTGACTATTACTACCTCGCATTCAAATTCCTCACACATTGCGAAAACTAACTCGGAACCAAACCTTAGAAGCCTGTCTTTGTGAGTAACAACAAGTCTGCCAACCTCACCGGACATGATTCGTTTGAGTAGTTTTGTCTAGTCCTTTTTTCTTGTAATTAAGTCCAGAGCCTAAGTCTTGAATTGTTTCAAATTGCCAGCCATTGGCAGCGCTAAACGATTCCAAAACAGCAGCTTGACGCTTTAAATCTTCTTTTTGGTCATGACTAGAAACTCTGGCATAGTTGATAGTGATTCGATCGTCTGCCTGGTTTAAGTCTCTGGGAGTAATTCGCTTGATATCGGTAAGGTAGAAGCGTCTCTGTCCCGTGGGAGAGCGCTCAAACTTAATCTTGCCTGCATCAGTCCAGCGTCTCAGCGTCTTTGTCGAAATACCAAGCTCCTTAGCCGCTTCCCCGATTGAGAGTGTCACGTCTGATTGAGTCTCCAAAGTTGCTTACCTCTAATACTACAACTCAATAGTTACCCAATCCGGGAAGAATGTCAATACCTGTCTAAGAAATCTATTTCAGCGCCTCACCCCAAAGGCTTGAAATGTCATAGCGGGCGATCGATAAATCTTCGGCCTTGCATAATTTGAAGATGATTCTTGTGGGGAGTAGGGGTTAGGCGTCCCGCCTGCTGTCAAAATACACA of Oscillatoria nigro-viridis PCC 7112 contains these proteins:
- a CDS encoding RNA-guided endonuclease InsQ/TnpB family protein, whose protein sequence is MLLSFKTELKPNNRQVTLFRQHCGVARHAYNFGNAIIQEALQLREADKTIKIPSAIDLHKRLVAEIKPANPWYYQSSKASPQQALAEVRTAWDRCFKKVSKQPRFKKKGKSKDSFYLEQGTKAKPGISNDGKRVKLPKIGWVRLHEPLPITATHNCVISRTADKWFIAIKYEIEQPPIPLNRPSIGVDIGIKELAVTSDGKVFANPKAYRKMSKKMKRLQRSVSRKVKGSKNRTKAVRKLAKLHSRISFIRKDAIHKLTNHLAKNHSVIKIENLNVKAFLKNHKLAGAIADCGMYEFKRQLEYKTEKFSSQLILVDRFFPSSQICSNCRNHRHKMPLKNRVYVCPDCGHTEDRDLNAAKNIERWFEGIHIPIRSD